A region from the Candidatus Eisenbacteria bacterium genome encodes:
- a CDS encoding tryptophan 2,3-dioxygenase family protein, translating into RPDAPRSLATLKRILTILKVVVAQIDVLETMTPLDFLSFRARLESGSGFQSFQFREIEFALGAKNPKALDRYEPGSEARQRLERRLAAPTLWDAFLRFLVGQGYAVPAEALKRDVTQPVQETQALHPTLIQIYRKDPLVSSVCERLVDLDEGLMEWRYRHVKMVQRTIGSKPGTGGSMGAAYLETTLNKPLFPDLWAIRAEL; encoded by the coding sequence GCGGCCGGATGCGCCGCGGTCGCTGGCCACGCTCAAGCGCATCCTCACCATCCTCAAGGTGGTGGTGGCGCAGATCGACGTGCTCGAGACCATGACGCCGCTCGACTTCCTCAGCTTCCGCGCGCGGCTCGAGTCGGGGAGCGGCTTCCAGTCGTTCCAGTTCCGCGAGATCGAGTTCGCGCTCGGCGCCAAGAACCCGAAGGCGCTGGATCGCTACGAGCCGGGCAGTGAGGCGCGGCAGAGGCTGGAACGGCGGCTCGCGGCGCCCACGCTGTGGGATGCCTTCCTGCGTTTCCTGGTCGGTCAGGGCTACGCGGTGCCCGCCGAGGCGCTGAAGCGTGACGTCACGCAGCCGGTGCAGGAGACCCAGGCGCTGCATCCGACGCTGATCCAGATCTACCGCAAGGATCCGCTGGTCAGCTCGGTGTGCGAGCGGCTGGTCGACCTCGACGAAGGCCTCATGGAGTGGCGCTATCGCCACGTCAAGATGGTGCAGCGCACCATCGGCTCCAAACCGGGCACGGGTGGTTCCATGGGGGCGGCCTACCTCGAGACCACGCTGAACAAGCCGCTGTTCCCGGACCTCTGGGCGATTCGGGCTGAGCTGTAG